Proteins encoded by one window of Cannabis sativa cultivar Pink pepper isolate KNU-18-1 chromosome 4, ASM2916894v1, whole genome shotgun sequence:
- the LOC133037110 gene encoding secreted RxLR effector protein 161-like has protein sequence MEQLMHDPSQVHYGVAKRILRYSQGIKFYRIWYKVISNSKLVGYIDSDWIGSIDDMKSTSGYAFTLGSGIFYWASKKQATVAQSSAEAKYIAAAMTTSQAIWLKRILEDMRELQEEATKIYYDSKSAIAMAQNPVFHSRTKHAY, from the coding sequence ATGGAGCAGCTAATGCATGATCCAAGTCAAGTTCACTATGGAGTAGCTAAGCGAATCCTCAGATACTCGCAAGGAATAAAATTCTACAGAATATGGTACAAAGTTATAAGTAACTCAAAACTTGTTGGCTACATAGATAGTGACTGGATAGGATCCATAGACGACATGAAAAGCACGTCAGGATATGCCTTCACACTTGGATCAGGAATATTTTATTGGGCATCAAAGAAGCAAGCAACTGTTGCACAATCATCAGCAGAAGCAAAGTACATTGCAGCAGCAATGACTACAAGCCAAGCTATATGGCTCAAAAGAATACTTGAAGACATGAGAGAATTACAAGAAGAAGCTACAAAGATCTATTACGATAGCAAATCAGCTATAGCAATGGCACAAAATCCAGTATTTCACAGTAGAACTAAGCATGCATATTAG